In Lycium ferocissimum isolate CSIRO_LF1 chromosome 7, AGI_CSIRO_Lferr_CH_V1, whole genome shotgun sequence, the sequence ACGcacttttcctcttattttgaTTGAAATTGACAAAAGCCCATAGGAGATatactttttcttcttgtttttttatatttgtaaatACTTGTGAAGATCTTCCTTGAAAACCATTGATGAACTGATAGATGAAGTGTAATTGGTAttttataaaacaaaataattctATCGGTTTATCATGCTACAGTCATAAAGTATCTGGTAAGTTAAGACAGGTTATAGGGAAAGACTATACCCTATAAGCAAATAACTAAGTATTGTCTTTTTTGTTAATATGCAGGATATGAAGCTCCAAAGTTGAGGTAAGAATTGAGTTTTGCCTTTTAGAAGAATAGGAATGCTTGTGATTAGATTAGCACTAAAATAATGAAAGCCGACTGCTTTCTTCCCTGCAACTAAGGGGTGTAGCGATTTATGGAGTTTAGTTATGCTTGAACCCATCAAAGGCCATTAGTAGTGCACGAGCTTCGAAAGAAAGAGAGTTTGAGTCACACTAAGCAGAGAATTAGGTCGGTGAGCGAAAGAGATTGAAAACTATCCCATGGGGCAACCAGCCTTTGAAACAAGTTCTCAAATCAATCTATTCGAACCCTTAAATATGCAGTTATGAATTGTGTGAATAAGAATCTCTATTTACGCTTTACTTATTCAGGGTTAAGCATGGTGCTATCTGTATGATTTCTACCCTTCTTCCCTCTGCCTGGTTTAATAAAAGTTCTCCTTTCTCCCGGTCAGAATTGTTTATAAAGTCTTAAAGAAACCTCAGGGATCACTTGCTTTCCACCTTGTAGAAAGCtctatttggatggaaatagATATTTTCTCCAAACTGATATCACTTGCTTTCCATTTTATAGAAAGCTCGCAGACAAAGTTGCAGCAGCTGGCTTCTATGTAGTAGTCCCTGATTTCCTCCGTGGTGATCCCCATGTAGCTAATGATGAGAGGCCTTTGGAAGTATGGATAAAAGATCATGGACCGGTGAGTTCGTGTTTCTAATACTTTTCTATGACCTTTTTCTACGGCTTTTTTCTACCTCTACATCTGGATATTAGTTGAGGTCTCAGCTTTTGAAGTTTGAACTTCATTTTAATGAATCCTTATTCTGTGTTTTCCATAATCCATTACctctttgttttaaaagcatCCCGGAGAAATGGGATATTTTGTTTATTCGCGCAGTAGTAAAATTGGACTAGTTTGTTTTATTTCTGCTGAGTTCGTGGGgattttataatttttggcTTGTTCATTCGTGGAGTCTGGTGACCAGTCAAGTTTGCACTTTCATTAACTGTATTCTTGTTACAATAGGATCAAGGGTTTGAAGATGCAAAACCAGTTATTGAAGCTATAAAGAGCAAAGGTATAACTAAAATTGGAGCAGCAGGCTTCTGTTGGGGAGGTGATTCTTCTTGCTCtcgttacaatttttttttcttcctttagcATAAATTGGTCAGCAGTCTTGAAGAATATATCTTCTTTATTGTTCTGGTTTgctaaataactattttaaattCGTTTCAGCTAAGGTGGTTGTGGAACTAGCAAAATATGCTTATATCCAAGCTGCAGTGCTATTGCATCCTTCATTTGTGGCCGTAGATGATATGCACGGTATAACTTTGTTACTAGATCTTCTATTgtttcttctcatttttctaTTGTTTGTGTATAAAGAATTCAGTTAATCTATATAAAGAGTTCATAACACTGGGAATGTCCGGGCATAATTTTCATATAGGCTTTGGTTCCGTCTTCAGACATATGTTTTTAAAGTATGAAAGCTTTATCGAGCATCTCTCATTTTTGGGCGGATTGACGGGTGGGGAGTggttagttttaaaaaattctcTGGTTtgatacttaaaaaaaatatttgagttTGTCAATGTAGCTCCTTTCTACTTCTTAATTTAGAGCAGGATTTCACAATTTGATGCAGTATCAGGGCTAAGTTTCACACTGTAGCATTTTCATCGTTTAGTTTCTAAAGTCATAATTCTCtaatttgttgttgtgttcagCGGTTAAGGTTCCAATATCAATATTGGGGGCTGAGATTGATCGAAGATCTCCACCAGAGCTTGTCAAGCAGTTCGAGATGGCCTTAAATGCTAAGCCCGAGGTAGGAAATTTAGATGCTTAATCTTTTCACGAATTGCAGTAGACATTACTTTAAAAGCCTCTCGATTGGTGATCATAACCTGCTTATGTTGCTTTACAAGATAATACACAAAAGGTCACTCCTTTTTGAACTTTCGATTGTACTCACATGCTTACTTTGGGAAAGTTGTCTCTTATAATTTCTTTATACTTTCGCAAGCACTTTGATTAactattttactttattatacTACTGAAGACGTTATTTGCTCacataaacaaaaagaagaagaaaaaaaaaaggaaaaggatgctgatgaagaaaaaaatggaaaaggatGCTGAGGGACAATCAAGCATCCTTCAATGCAAATGTTTCAGAATTAAGGGTGATACATAGGATATACATCTAAGAGACGCACTCTGTATATCCCACAGCGCAGAACGGTAACTAGAGTGCCAATTCGTGGACAAGATGCTTCCAAATTTCTGACTTATTTGTTAATAAGCTATTGAGTTATATGCTTACTAATCTTATAGGGAACATTATCTGTACATGAACCATAGAGGTCCACCCGAAACAGAATTTTTGTCTCAGTTTATAGGTGCATAGTTTAGATTGCTTCTCTTGTTCAAGGATGAATAACTTTCTATATCTTGAGAAGTGCTTTAAGCCAATGCAATCATTGAAGTAACTTCTTTTAGCATAATAATTGACTAAGCGGTGTATTCGAGTTGTATGGCTACATGGTTTACCAACGGTTACTGGTTCCCCATGGGTTTTCAAGACTTGGATTACACTATCGTAGTGTATTACTGCCAACGAGAATGAATTGAACATTTATGGCGTTTTTTCATGCAGGTTGACGCATTTGTGAAGATTTTTCCCGGGGTTGCACATGGCTGGTCTGTGAGGTACAATGACGAAGACGAAGTGGCTGTAAAATCTGCTCAAGAGTCTCATCAAGACATGTTGGGATGGTTTGAGAAACATCTCAAGTAAAATATGCTTTTACTGTAATCCATGTATtccttgtgtgtgtgtgtggtgatAAGGTTAGAAGGGTTTTCTCTGCAGCAAATGATTCCATCTGCATCTTGTCTGGAATATAGATTTCTCAGCATGAGAACTGTCTTTGTGTTTGGTTTATGCATAATTTGCAAAATCCATCAATATGACCATTTGAATAACGTACTAATCGATTAAACTCTAGTTAGAGTTTAGAGGACCTACcataatttgattatttttaCCGCTGTCACCAATCTAATGctaccctttttctttttctgagcTTGCTCAATTATGCTTGGCGAAACTTTATGTGGGACTTTGCGGGCCGAACCCGACCAACGGAAAGAAAAAtggtttcatttttttgcgcggagtgcccttcttttggggtggtctttaaattttgcccctcatatttgtggtctttaaattatgcctctcatattgctggtctttaatttttgcccttcgcattgtaACTCTGAGCGTTCGCGCCGAAATAATGaggttcgagttcgaacccccgctcaagcataaattaaaaaaaaaaatgcaagacaaggtttgggtcgcgtgtatctGGGACCAAActtttttgttaaggaattacacatttatGCCGAAATCTCGCAGATCACTATATATTATgggagacttggcataagtatgtcgggtcgcacaactttgataattccttcacaaagttatcttgggggcatacttttaatgggcaaacttttatgccggacggtataactttgtgaaggaattatcaaagttatgcgggccGGCTCTTTATTATACATTTCCATAAGGCGTAAGTATCTTGGTCGCATAACTTTTAATTCctttcacaaagttatgcggtgggggcatTCTTTTAATGGGCAAAATTTTATCTTTAGGATCgcataaacttttgaatgaattatcaaagttatctgggACAAGATACTTACGCCAATCTGCCCATAAGGTATAAGTATCTGCGGTAAGCGTAATTTTGGTAATTCTTCAAAGCGTGccgttgggggcatagcgaaatttaaacttgccttgcgatttttttttttaaaattttgatcgcGCATAGGTTCGAaccggaacctatgggttttaaatgaagggcaaaatttaaagatttcaactatgaggggcaaaatttatagaccaccccaaacgaagggcaattctgcgaattgcagAATTGCCCAAATGGTTTTTTGACAGTGTCGGAAGAAAAGGGaacttttattttccttatagGTAGGCCTTGAGTTTGACATTTTACCATTATGGTTGAGGAGTAGATCATACGAATAGAAGGAAGGATGGATTGAGGTGTAtatacaaaagaacaaagataTAATGGATCAAAATCCCCCTAAACTATTATGTTTTTATTAGGCTAAATTCATCGGGAGACATCTGTGATTGACAACATTTTTCACATAGACACATCAATTGAGCCTTGTATTTATTGAGGACTCATCGAATTTGTCCCAATTAGATACTTTTTTGACAATCAGCTAAAATTATAAAATGTATGTAATACACTCGCGAGTGATGTGACATGATGACTAATTAAAAGAGGACCACGAACCATCAATGTCATTTGCTCTGATGAACTCCAAGCAATGAGTCACTGCTCATTTCCCCTCTCCCCGGAGTCTAAATCACGTTCAAGGGCCTCATTTTTAGGGGGGGAAATGGTAATGTTGTGCTTAGAAACAGCTTCTTCAACAGTAGTACAGCTTATGTAGTGAAAATGGAAAGAATGGAGCTGGAACTGAGAGATTTGTTGTCCCATTTGGGTTTTTCCCAAAGAAAACAGTAGTACAATGAAAATGGAAAGATTGCTAAAAATTTGAACAGACTTCACTAAAAATTTGAACAGAGCTcagatccttttttttttctttttcataattttattttcgagaaaagggtcaaaaatccctctctattttgggaaaaaaatttaaaatatcctccattacaattttggatcaaaaatacccctcctgtcattaaaattttcaaatatacgAAATTCCCaacataacccgatttcatttttaaacccgattcaactaaataaaaaaacgCATATGGGTTACCCGCTCCTGTGCCTAGTGGCTCTAGATGTAGGACTCGGGAACAAGTTGGTCGCATATgggttctttatatagttgGGTTGGATTTAAATGGGGccgttttaaaaatgaaatcgggttatgttGGGAATGTCCGTTAAAACGaaagtatatttgaaaactttaatgacggaaggggtatttttgacccaaatttataatggaggatatttttagcccttttcgcaaaatagaggggtattttttacccttttccctttattttccaTCCTTAAAACAAAAAGAGTTAAGATTTAGCTTGCAACATTAATATGTTATTTTTAACAATGGAATGACCTATCTTCTTCGAAATTTGGCTACTGCAACCGAAGAGACCAAATTTGACCTCCATTGAAGGAGTTTAAACTtggggaagaagaagaggaaaaataaaataaaattagctaAATAAAGCCTCTCATGCGCTGATTTTGAGTGTATTACACTCACCATATCATGtcagcaaaaagtgtctaattgGAATAAATTTCTCATGCGCTGATTTTGAGTGTATTACTCACCATATCATGTCAGCAAAAagtgtttaattggaacaaATTCGATGTAGTTTGAGTGTTCAACAGGTACAGAGTCTAGTTAAAGTGTCTAAGTGAAAGATATTGCAGACTACAAGTGTTTCCTGATGCGTTCAGCCTTATTATTAGTTTCATATTTGAAATATGCCTAATTTACCACCCTGAACTATAACTTTCAAGTGCTAAAACTCCTAAACTATCACATTTTTATTAGTTTCATACTTAAACTATGTCTAGTAGTACTATAACTTTCAGGTTTCTagattaccaaaaaaaaattaaaaaaaatttaggttTCTAACCAagtattttttatatacatatttggcccaaaaaaataaaaaaataacaatttaaaGAAATAATCATTAcatcaaagaagaaaataaaaagaagtacACAGTTGCAATCCCGTTGTTTGgttaaatctttttttatttgactAAAAATTAGGAAACtctatattttttcttattgacTTTGGTCCGAAAAAATACACAgttgaaataaataatcatttcatCTCTAAAAGAAATACAGGGTTGGTCTTTATTATTTTGAAtagactaattttatttgattaaaatGATTGAGTCCAAGccaatcctttttctttttaacaaattggcctggaaaaagaaaaaaatacatatagtTGAAATAAATAGTTGGAACAAGTAGTCATTGCATTTAAAgaagaaatttcaaaaatataagtTGGGGTAATTTGCATTGTATATcaagttgaagcaagaaaaattcACAATTGAAACAAATAAACTATTGTATATAACTGTGTGGCAATTAACGGTTGAAAAAGAGCCTACTTAGCAATACGCTGATACTCCTTGTCACATCAGTGTACAGGGGTAAAGATTATCAAATAGCCAAATCAAGGAGGGTAATTAAGACTATGGATAATGTAAGTGTGCAACTAATAATCATGTCAAgtttagaatttttttctttctttgaaaaatccCTGAACGTACAAGATTGTTTCCTTTATATCTAAAGGGTTTTGGGGTGTGCATGGCCCGCAGGAAGACATTAAATGATATTTAgcattttttcatgtttggttggcCAAACTTTCGTGACAAGATGAGGGAAGTCATGTTTGGTTTCCACACAATCTCCTATCCATATCACCTCACTCCAACCCCCatcccctccccccacccccacccccccaaagTTCCTTAATTtgtcattatttatttttagagaaatattttttgcttattaaCAAATACCAGAAATTATGCGgcaaaatcacttattttcatattattacATTACCCATCACGCCCTCCCTGAATGACTTCTTTCTTCCTGCGGATCACTCATTAGTAGGCCTACACTGGGCCACCTCAGTCCAAAATGGCCATAAGAAATCGATACAGTGAACAACAAAAACGTCTCGGTGAAAGGATATGTCATGCTTTTATCATGAATTTACCACTAAAAATTTAATGTGTAATCTTAATATTTAATGTATATTAATCAAGGACGTACAAACAAAAACTATCATAACTTAAGATGTTATAGAAGAATTgatataaaaaaacaaaaacaaaaaacatctTTTATGGACaatatgaatgaaatcataATGAAATTGTAAGTTATTTTTCTAAGAACACGAATTGTAGCCAccggagaaaagaaaaatcaaaatcttATAACAATTTCTTCAATGTCATTTTCATTTCTTGTTTAATTTCTCCATGCGAATCAAATATGGATGTAAAGAGATACATGAAAATGATATATCAAAGTGGTACTTATCACAACTTAAAAAAGTAATCGTGGTGGCTATTGAGTGGATTTTCTTCACCACTTAATATGCTTCAATGTTCCTTTTATTAATCTCCACTAACAAAGAAATAAAGTTTTAAGGAGTAGCCATTAAATTATATTCTtgagattaattaaataaattgaaacgtTTTAGGAACTAATCATTAGATTAACGTGAGAACAAGTAaagattttgaattaattatccTTTACACAGAGAAAAAGCACGTCAACTCAAAAAGTGAGCATCATAATGTTTACAGACGTGGGACTAacaataatttctttttcttcctctttccaaaataaattcgattataaaaaggaagaatatgATCCATCATCTGTGGTAGTACGTGCGTGGTGCCAAATTAAGTAAAGAATTCCTTTaccaaacaaaaaagaaagttatAGAAAGGAATGTCACTTTAACACAGCGACA encodes:
- the LOC132063400 gene encoding endo-1,3;1,4-beta-D-glucanase-like; translation: MSGPECCENPPNLSCGSGGEAGHVQQLGGFNSYISGSADSPRAVLLVSDVFGYEAPKLRKLADKVAAAGFYVVVPDFLRGDPHVANDERPLEVWIKDHGPDQGFEDAKPVIEAIKSKGITKIGAAGFCWGAKVVVELAKYAYIQAAVLLHPSFVAVDDMHAVKVPISILGAEIDRRSPPELVKQFEMALNAKPEVDAFVKIFPGVAHGWSVRYNDEDEVAVKSAQESHQDMLGWFEKHLK